In Odocoileus virginianus isolate 20LAN1187 ecotype Illinois chromosome 15, Ovbor_1.2, whole genome shotgun sequence, a genomic segment contains:
- the LOC110122494 gene encoding actin-like protein 6A — protein MHVKSEASLHPVLMSEAPWNTRAKREKLTELMFEHYNIPAFFLCKTAVLTAFANGRSTGLILDSGATHTTAIPVHDGYVLQQGIVKSPLAGDFITMQCRELFQEMNIELIPPYMIASKEAVLEGSPANWKRKEKLPQVTRSWHNYMCNCVIQDFQASVLQVSDSTYDEQVAAQMPTVHYEFPNDYNCDFGAERLKIPEGLFDPSNVKGLSGNTMLGVIVVLI, from the coding sequence ATGCATGTCAAATCAGAAGCCAGCCTGCATCCTGTTCTCATGTCAGAAGCACCGTGGAATACCAGAGCAAAGAGAGAGAAGCTGACAGAGCTGATGTTTGAACACTACAACATTCCTGCGTTCTTCCTTTGCAAAACTGCCGTTTTGACAGCATTTGCTAATGGTCGTTCTACCGGGCTTATTTTGGACAGTGGAGCCACTCACACCACTGCAATTCCTGTTCATGATGGCTATGTTCTTCAGCAAGGCATTGTGAAGTCCCCTCTTGCTGGAGACTTTATCACTATGCAGTGCAGGGAACTCTTCCAAGAAATGAATATAGAACTGATTCCTCCATATATGATTGCATCAAAAGAAGCTGTTCTTGAAGGGTCTCcagcaaactggaaaaggaaagagaagctgCCCCAGGTTACAAGGTCTTGGCACAATTACATGTGTAACTGTGTTATCCAGGATTTTCAAGCCTCAGTACTTCAAGTATCAGATTCAACTTACGATGAACAAGTAGCTGCACAGATGCCAACTGTTCATTATGAATTCCCCAATGACTacaactgtgattttggagcagaACGGTTAAAGATTCCTGAAGGTTTATTTGACCCTTCCAATGTAAAGGGGTTATCAGGAAATACAATGCTGGGcgtcattgtagttttgatttga
- the OTUD6B gene encoding deubiquitinase OTUD6B isoform X1: protein MEAVLTEELDEEEQLVRRHRKEKKELQAKIQSMKNAVPRNDKKRRKQLTEDVAKLEAEMEQKHREELDQLKLTSKESKIDSVAVNISNLVLENQPLRISKAQKRRDKKAALEKEREERIAEAEIENLTGARHVESEKLAQILAARQLEIKQIPSDGHCMYRAIEDQLKEQNGVLTVAALRCQTASYMQSHVEDFLPFLTNPNTGEMYTPEEFGKYCDDIVNTAAWGGQLELRALSHILRTPIEIIQADSPPIVVGEEYPEDPLILVYMRHAYGLGEHYNSVTRLVNRATENCS, encoded by the exons ATGGAGGCAGTCTTGACTGAGGAGCTTGATGAAGAGGAACAGCTGGTGAGACGGCATcgcaaagagaaaaaggagctgCAAG CCAAAATACAGAGTATGAAGAATGCTGTTCCCAGGAATGACAAAAAGAGGAGGAAGCAACTTACAGAAGATGTTGCTAAGTTAGAAGCAGAAATGGAACAGAAACATAGAGAGGAGCTGGATCAGTTGAAGCTGACTTCCAAAGAGAGTAAA atAGATTCTGTTGCTGTTAATATTTCAAACTTGGTTCTTGAGAATCAGCCACTTCGGATATCAAAAGCACAAAAGAGACGG GACAAAAAGGCTGCGTTGGAAAAGGAGCGGGAAGAAAGGATAGCCGAAGCTGAAATTGAAAACTTAACTGGAGCTAGACATgtagaaagtgaaaaacttgCTCAAATATTGGCAGCCAGACAGTTGGAAATTAAACAGATTCCATCTGATGGCCACTGTATGTATAGAGCCATTGAAGATCAGCTGAAGGAGCAGAACGGCGTTCTGACTGTGGCTGCCTTAAGGTGTCAGACTGCTAGCTATATGCAGAGTCATGTGGAGGACTTTCTGCCATTCTTAACAAATCCTAATACCGGAGAAATGTATACTccag AAGAGTTTGGAAAGTACTGTGATGATATTGTAAACACAGCTGCATGGGGGGGTCAACTTGAG CTAAGAGCCCTGTCTCACATTTTACGAACACCGATAGAGATAATACAGGCAGATTCTCCTCCTATAGTAGTTGGTGAAGAATATCCAGAAGATCCATTAATACTTGT ttatatgAGACATGCATATGGCTTAGGAGAACACTACAATTCTGTTACACGGTTGGTGAACAGAGCTACTGAAAATTGCAGCTAG
- the OTUD6B gene encoding deubiquitinase OTUD6B isoform X2: protein MAKIQSMKNAVPRNDKKRRKQLTEDVAKLEAEMEQKHREELDQLKLTSKESKIDSVAVNISNLVLENQPLRISKAQKRRDKKAALEKEREERIAEAEIENLTGARHVESEKLAQILAARQLEIKQIPSDGHCMYRAIEDQLKEQNGVLTVAALRCQTASYMQSHVEDFLPFLTNPNTGEMYTPEEFGKYCDDIVNTAAWGGQLELRALSHILRTPIEIIQADSPPIVVGEEYPEDPLILVYMRHAYGLGEHYNSVTRLVNRATENCS, encoded by the exons ATGG CCAAAATACAGAGTATGAAGAATGCTGTTCCCAGGAATGACAAAAAGAGGAGGAAGCAACTTACAGAAGATGTTGCTAAGTTAGAAGCAGAAATGGAACAGAAACATAGAGAGGAGCTGGATCAGTTGAAGCTGACTTCCAAAGAGAGTAAA atAGATTCTGTTGCTGTTAATATTTCAAACTTGGTTCTTGAGAATCAGCCACTTCGGATATCAAAAGCACAAAAGAGACGG GACAAAAAGGCTGCGTTGGAAAAGGAGCGGGAAGAAAGGATAGCCGAAGCTGAAATTGAAAACTTAACTGGAGCTAGACATgtagaaagtgaaaaacttgCTCAAATATTGGCAGCCAGACAGTTGGAAATTAAACAGATTCCATCTGATGGCCACTGTATGTATAGAGCCATTGAAGATCAGCTGAAGGAGCAGAACGGCGTTCTGACTGTGGCTGCCTTAAGGTGTCAGACTGCTAGCTATATGCAGAGTCATGTGGAGGACTTTCTGCCATTCTTAACAAATCCTAATACCGGAGAAATGTATACTccag AAGAGTTTGGAAAGTACTGTGATGATATTGTAAACACAGCTGCATGGGGGGGTCAACTTGAG CTAAGAGCCCTGTCTCACATTTTACGAACACCGATAGAGATAATACAGGCAGATTCTCCTCCTATAGTAGTTGGTGAAGAATATCCAGAAGATCCATTAATACTTGT ttatatgAGACATGCATATGGCTTAGGAGAACACTACAATTCTGTTACACGGTTGGTGAACAGAGCTACTGAAAATTGCAGCTAG